Proteins encoded together in one Chitinophaga sp. LS1 window:
- a CDS encoding GNAT family N-acetyltransferase, whose protein sequence is MIQWFTKSFEELTNSELYAIMQIRFNVFIIEQNCMAEDLDDYDQKALHLYGIENDKVVAYTRIFGPGKKYEQAAFGRVLTAKEARGKGVGKELMKRTLDVIAAHYGKVPVKISAQSYLLKFYSELGFEQVSEEYDDHGLPHIDMIRH, encoded by the coding sequence ATGATACAGTGGTTTACCAAATCCTTTGAGGAATTAACGAATAGCGAGTTATATGCCATAATGCAGATACGTTTCAATGTCTTTATCATAGAGCAGAACTGTATGGCGGAAGACCTGGATGATTATGACCAGAAAGCCCTGCATCTGTATGGGATAGAAAACGATAAGGTCGTGGCGTATACCAGGATCTTTGGTCCGGGAAAGAAATATGAGCAGGCGGCATTTGGCAGGGTGCTAACGGCGAAGGAGGCACGGGGCAAGGGAGTTGGAAAGGAGTTGATGAAGCGTACGCTCGACGTGATAGCAGCACATTATGGCAAGGTGCCGGTGAAGATCAGTGCACAGTCGTACCTGCTGAAATTTTATAGTGAATTAGGGTTTGAGCAGGTGAGTGAGGAATATGATGATCATGGGTTGCCGCATATTGATATGATACGGCATTAA
- a CDS encoding DUF6048 family protein, whose protein sequence is MIIQRTFLYSLFISLFAVAAQAQVKKDTIPATVKDTTHRPLSNALKIKAANDTVILKTKSGKDSVALKTKSGKDSIAPKGKPIVAKIEDSTYLSNAGIRIGLDISRFALLYFQPYRTDITVQADVRLGQKIYGAIETGWNRTSHSDSNYTYKGSGIYSTIGIDYDFMKKTETTEQNMLYGGIRYGFAHNTYEVPTYLITSDYWDASTQGSYPKTSMTAHWIELVFGLRVEAAKNLFLGWGVREKIMIHSSASKAFPPIVIPGFGSGSKRSQFDMTYTVSYMIPMYKVKVHVPKDKKK, encoded by the coding sequence GTGATAATACAACGAACATTTCTTTATTCTTTATTTATTAGTCTCTTCGCGGTCGCCGCGCAGGCACAGGTGAAGAAGGATACCATTCCGGCGACTGTAAAGGATACGACTCACAGACCGTTATCAAACGCGCTGAAAATCAAAGCCGCCAATGATACCGTTATCCTGAAGACTAAATCAGGCAAGGACTCTGTCGCACTGAAAACCAAATCAGGCAAAGACTCTATTGCCCCGAAAGGCAAACCAATTGTTGCAAAAATCGAAGACAGCACCTACCTCTCTAACGCAGGTATCCGCATCGGTCTGGACATCAGCCGTTTTGCCCTGCTGTATTTTCAACCATATAGAACCGACATTACCGTTCAAGCCGATGTGCGCCTTGGCCAAAAGATCTATGGCGCCATCGAAACCGGCTGGAACCGCACTTCTCACAGCGATTCCAACTACACCTACAAAGGAAGCGGTATCTACAGCACCATCGGTATCGACTACGACTTCATGAAAAAAACAGAAACCACAGAACAGAATATGCTCTACGGAGGTATCCGCTATGGTTTTGCACATAATACCTACGAAGTACCTACTTACCTCATCACCAGTGATTACTGGGATGCATCTACCCAGGGGAGCTATCCAAAAACAAGTATGACTGCCCACTGGATTGAGCTGGTATTTGGTCTGAGAGTAGAAGCTGCAAAAAATCTGTTCCTGGGATGGGGTGTGCGAGAGAAAATCATGATCCACAGTAGTGCCAGCAAAGCATTTCCACCTATCGTAATTCCAGGATTTGGAAGCGGGTCGAAGCGGTCACAGTTCGATATGACCTACACCGTGTCTTATATGATTCCGATGTATAAAGTCAAGGTGCACGTACCGAAAGATAAAAAGAAATAA
- a CDS encoding DUF6452 family protein: MKYISGIIALLLIAVFAACEDETKTCDQTLLADLGINFKKDSLDGYINKDTTWPKVTVCALDKDTLISQQARSSVYFELDPLHDTCRYYLKLDSTAVADTLTFRYTRTPHFVSAGCGFATFSTLDTVITTYHTIDSLHINNREVTSDNTTNISLFFIY; encoded by the coding sequence ATGAAATATATTTCCGGCATTATAGCCCTTCTACTCATAGCAGTATTTGCGGCTTGTGAGGATGAAACCAAGACCTGTGACCAAACCTTGCTCGCAGACCTTGGTATTAACTTTAAAAAAGACTCCCTGGATGGGTACATCAACAAAGACACCACCTGGCCCAAAGTGACGGTGTGTGCCCTTGACAAGGACACCCTCATCAGTCAGCAAGCCAGATCCAGTGTATATTTCGAACTCGACCCGCTGCACGATACCTGTCGTTACTACCTGAAACTGGACTCCACCGCCGTGGCAGATACCCTGACCTTCAGGTATACACGCACCCCGCACTTTGTATCTGCTGGTTGCGGCTTCGCCACTTTCTCCACACTGGATACGGTGATAACCACCTACCATACCATCGACTCTTTACATATAAATAACCGGGAGGTAACAAGTGATAATACAACGAACATTTCTTTATTCTTTATTTATTAG
- a CDS encoding replication-associated recombination protein A, translated as MEPLAERLRPQTLDELVGQQHLTGKDSILRKAIQQGKIPSMILWGPPGVGKTTIANIIAHTMEVPFYTLSAIAAGVKEVREVIEIARKQGYAVLFIDEIHRFNKSQQDALLGAVEKGIITLIGATTENPSFEVNAALLSRSQVYVLKPLTEEELLQLLHQAMEKDEWLGSRQIELKETRAMFNISGGDARKLLNLFELVVNTLQQESPIVITDQKVMDIAQQRVAIYDKSGEQHYDIISAFIKSIRGSDPNAAVYYLARMIEGGEDVKFIARRLLISASEDIGNANPNALLLATSCFQAVTMIGYPEARIILSQCTTYLASSAKSNAAYMAINNALSVVNKTGDLPVPMNIRNAPTKMMKEMGYNKGYEYSHDYEGSFSPQEYLPEQIKGMKLYDPGKNAREDEMRKHLRGLWKEKYGY; from the coding sequence ATGGAACCATTAGCAGAGCGGTTACGGCCTCAGACACTGGATGAGCTGGTGGGACAGCAACACCTGACCGGAAAAGACAGCATCTTACGCAAGGCCATACAACAAGGTAAAATTCCCTCCATGATCCTGTGGGGGCCTCCCGGCGTAGGTAAAACGACCATTGCCAATATTATTGCGCATACCATGGAAGTACCCTTTTATACCCTCAGCGCCATTGCTGCTGGTGTAAAGGAAGTGCGCGAAGTGATCGAAATTGCCCGAAAACAAGGATATGCCGTGTTGTTCATAGATGAAATTCATCGCTTCAATAAAAGTCAGCAGGATGCCTTGCTGGGCGCTGTGGAAAAAGGGATCATCACCCTGATCGGTGCAACTACCGAGAATCCCAGTTTTGAAGTAAATGCGGCGTTGCTGAGCAGGAGCCAGGTATATGTGTTGAAACCATTGACTGAGGAAGAATTGTTACAACTCCTGCACCAGGCCATGGAAAAGGATGAGTGGTTAGGCAGCAGACAAATAGAGCTGAAAGAAACACGGGCGATGTTCAACATCTCTGGTGGCGACGCCCGTAAATTGCTGAACTTATTTGAGCTGGTGGTGAACACCCTGCAACAGGAATCTCCTATCGTGATCACTGATCAGAAGGTGATGGATATTGCACAACAACGGGTAGCTATCTACGATAAGTCAGGCGAGCAACACTACGATATTATCTCTGCTTTCATTAAATCAATCAGAGGCAGTGATCCGAACGCAGCCGTCTATTATCTGGCAAGGATGATAGAAGGTGGAGAAGATGTGAAGTTCATAGCGAGGAGATTGTTGATATCTGCTTCTGAAGATATTGGAAATGCGAACCCCAATGCATTGCTATTAGCGACCAGTTGTTTTCAGGCAGTGACGATGATCGGGTATCCCGAAGCAAGAATTATATTATCGCAGTGTACCACTTACCTGGCATCTTCTGCGAAGAGCAATGCAGCCTACATGGCGATCAACAACGCCTTGTCTGTAGTGAATAAAACAGGTGATCTGCCGGTGCCGATGAATATCAGAAATGCGCCGACAAAGATGATGAAAGAAATGGGGTATAACAAAGGCTATGAATACTCTCATGATTATGAAGGCAGTTTTTCTCCACAGGAGTATCTGCCAGAGCAGATCAAAGGAATGAAGCTGTATGATCCGGGGAAGAATGCAAGGGAAGATGAAATGAGGAAGCACCTGAGAGGGTTGTGGAAAGAAAAATATGGATATTAA
- the pbpC gene encoding penicillin-binding protein 1C — protein MWLRKRKWWLIVASILLITYIFCLPSRLFTAPTSFVIEDNNGRLLSATIATDGQWRFPVDKPVPEKFARCIIAYEDKRFNYHWGVDIIALARAFKQNIQHRTVISGGSTLSMQVIRLSRNKPRTVFQKLIEAVLATRLEFSYSKKSILQLYAGNAPFGGNVVGLEAASWRYYGRGAEQLSWGETAALAVLPNSPALVHPGRNRQILLTKRNQLLNRLWKNKTIDSITCALSKLEPLPDQPQALPQDAPHLLDRFRKDYRTGSTGSTRIKTTLEGDLQRNVANIVERYHNIYKANGINNAAAIVLDVETGNALAYVGNIYHPEDAEMESHVDIIQSPRSPGSTLKPVLYAAMMTDGMILPHSLVPDIPTQIAGYTPQNFDLGYDGAVPASRALARSLNIPAVRMLQQYRYERFHALLKKMGITTLRQPADHYGLSLILGGGETNLWEMSGMYASMARTLLHLDQYNGKYDADDIHAPNYIHGLKRPSEHAPTDYGVLDAGAIWYTFQAMEDVMRPGEEMLWQQFSSSQRVAWKTGTSFGFRDGWAIGVTPQYVVGVWIGNADGEGRPGLLGVATAAPVMFDVFRLLHTSGWFTTPYSKLRKVEVCKQSGYRASDLCPDKDSLWVPVNGLRSGVCPYHQLIHLDHTGQYRVTANCESPSMMQHVPWFVLPPAMEFYYRTRHNYAALPPYRPDCIATLSADKPTMEVIYPRPNARIYVPIEIDGTAGEAVFTATHRDTKAKIFWHLDNNFIGTTEEFHQMALHPAPGKHMLTLVDETGAEVHVPFEILAKEKDK, from the coding sequence ATGTGGTTGCGTAAAAGAAAATGGTGGTTGATTGTTGCTTCCATCTTGTTAATAACATATATTTTTTGTCTCCCCTCCCGTTTATTTACGGCCCCTACTTCCTTTGTTATAGAAGACAACAACGGCAGGCTGCTCAGCGCCACTATTGCCACAGATGGTCAATGGCGTTTCCCTGTTGATAAACCTGTACCTGAAAAATTTGCACGGTGCATTATCGCTTACGAAGACAAACGTTTTAATTACCACTGGGGTGTGGATATCATCGCCCTTGCCCGTGCTTTTAAACAAAACATACAACACCGCACTGTCATCAGTGGAGGCAGTACCCTCTCTATGCAGGTGATCCGCCTCTCGCGCAATAAACCCCGTACCGTATTTCAAAAGTTGATTGAAGCGGTACTCGCTACACGTCTTGAATTCTCATATTCTAAAAAAAGCATCTTACAATTATATGCTGGCAATGCACCTTTCGGAGGAAACGTAGTAGGACTGGAAGCAGCTTCCTGGCGCTACTATGGCCGTGGTGCAGAACAATTATCATGGGGTGAAACGGCGGCATTGGCAGTATTGCCCAATAGTCCGGCATTAGTACATCCTGGTCGTAACAGGCAGATCTTACTCACGAAAAGAAACCAGCTTTTAAACAGGCTGTGGAAGAATAAAACGATTGATAGCATCACCTGTGCGCTCTCTAAATTAGAACCTTTACCAGATCAGCCACAGGCATTGCCGCAGGATGCACCACACTTGTTAGATAGGTTCCGCAAAGATTACCGCACAGGCAGCACAGGTAGCACCCGTATCAAAACCACGCTGGAAGGTGATCTGCAAAGAAATGTTGCGAACATTGTAGAGCGCTATCACAATATTTACAAAGCCAATGGCATCAACAACGCTGCAGCAATTGTATTGGATGTAGAAACGGGCAATGCACTCGCTTATGTAGGTAATATCTATCATCCTGAAGATGCAGAAATGGAAAGCCATGTGGATATCATACAGAGTCCGCGCAGTCCGGGTAGTACATTGAAACCAGTGTTGTATGCAGCGATGATGACGGATGGCATGATACTACCACATAGTTTAGTACCGGATATTCCTACACAGATCGCAGGGTATACACCACAGAACTTTGACTTAGGATATGATGGTGCAGTGCCTGCCAGCAGGGCATTGGCAAGGTCACTGAATATTCCGGCGGTGCGTATGCTACAGCAATATCGCTATGAACGTTTTCATGCATTGCTAAAGAAAATGGGCATTACCACATTGCGACAACCCGCAGACCACTATGGTTTATCACTGATCTTAGGTGGTGGAGAAACCAATCTGTGGGAGATGTCTGGCATGTATGCAAGCATGGCGCGTACCTTGTTACATTTAGATCAATACAATGGTAAGTATGATGCAGATGATATTCATGCACCCAACTATATACATGGATTAAAAAGACCTTCAGAACATGCACCTACAGACTATGGTGTGCTGGATGCAGGAGCGATCTGGTACACCTTCCAGGCAATGGAAGACGTAATGAGACCGGGTGAGGAAATGCTCTGGCAACAGTTTTCCTCTTCACAAAGAGTAGCATGGAAAACAGGTACCAGCTTTGGGTTCAGAGATGGATGGGCCATAGGTGTCACACCTCAATATGTAGTAGGTGTATGGATCGGTAATGCAGATGGAGAAGGGAGACCGGGGTTATTGGGCGTAGCAACAGCAGCCCCTGTAATGTTTGATGTATTCAGATTACTACATACCAGTGGCTGGTTTACCACACCTTATAGCAAATTAAGAAAAGTAGAAGTGTGTAAACAAAGTGGCTACAGGGCCAGCGATCTCTGTCCAGACAAGGATTCACTATGGGTACCTGTGAATGGATTGCGTTCTGGCGTATGCCCTTATCACCAGTTAATACATTTAGATCATACAGGTCAATACCGCGTGACGGCGAATTGTGAATCGCCATCCATGATGCAACATGTACCCTGGTTTGTATTACCACCAGCCATGGAGTTTTATTACCGTACCAGACATAACTATGCTGCATTACCTCCATATAGACCTGATTGTATCGCGACCTTATCAGCTGATAAGCCAACGATGGAAGTGATATATCCCCGACCCAATGCACGTATATATGTACCTATAGAAATAGATGGCACAGCCGGAGAAGCAGTATTTACGGCCACCCACCGGGATACAAAAGCAAAGATCTTCTGGCACCTGGACAATAACTTTATCGGTACTACAGAAGAGTTTCACCAGATGGCTTTGCACCCGGCACCCGGTAAGCATATGCTCACATTGGTAGATGAAACCGGAGCTGAGGTGCATGTACCATTTGAAATTTTAGCGAAAGAAAAGGACAAGTAA
- a CDS encoding Ig-like domain-containing alpha-2-macroglobulin family protein, whose amino-acid sequence MNPELAKYIDAYTAGVISKQSTIRVQLSSNVNVTHTQNEPVTEELFDFSPSIKGKAYWVDATTIEFRPDANLTPGKTYTATFRLGKVINVEKALRSFDFEFRVMEPSYELQDFGLKSASNTSREKMVYTGAIVTADAEDPQQIEKVVTARAGSKSFPIKWEHNAAERTSKFTIENLTRAQDGWNLDLEWNGAPLKVELSGKKQLEIPAIGEFKVLDVKAIIDPEQYVLVQFSDPISVAQTLDGLIGISGVSDLRYTIEGSEVKVFAPKRLEGSFSVVINEGILNSYDEKLLQSFSANIDFENIQPSVSIPGKGVVLPESNKLVFPFEAVNLSAVDVTIIKIYENNIPQYLQRNDLNGTQDLRRVGRPVVEKTIRLDTDKSLNLHKRNRFFLDLDQLLRTEPGAIYRVTIGFRKAYSLMGCGAKTDDTKKEEQSEEDYYSDGYGEKIDEDDEFWSRYDSYYPYGYNWETRDDACSNSYYNKDRWASRNVFSSNIGLTAKRGNDNSMLIAVTDIRDTKPLMGVELELLDYQNQVIFKTKSDGDGLANFDLKRRPYLLIAKKGDERGYLKLDDGNSLPLGRFDVKGEEVQSGIKGFLYGERGVWRPGDTLYLTFILEDKQQKLPADHPVTLELYNPKGQLYRRINALQSVNGFYNFITATNPDDITGNWTAKVKVGGALFTKNLRIETVKPNRLKVKLDFGTRTTLSKDDASEGTLSAQWLFGATAQHLKAKVDVSLTQQATSFKNFAGYTFDDPVTHFEAEDKTIFESALSENGTAPVKVNLPLGKIAPGQLKANFEIKVFEPGGDFSIDHFSMPYNPFSTYAGIRMPEGDRTTGMLLTDQPHHISIVNVDNNGNLVRGSSSVQVELYKVRWRWWWDEDGEDDFTNFTQDSYNQLLKKETIALNNGKGTWDLQINSPDWGRYLVRVKDLKSGHTTGKSVYIDYPGWAERVQKENPSEAAMLVFTSDKSKYNVGEDVNLTIPSSEGGRGLISIESGSKVLKSFWVNTKKGQTTFSFKVDKSMAPNIYVNISLLQPHAQTANDLPIRMYGVIPLTIEDANTILSPVITMADKLEPEQNASITVSEAKGKSMTYTIAIVDEGLLDLTRFKTPDPHSTFYAREALGVKTWDIFDYVIGAWGGDMERILSIGGDEGLNKNAGAAKANRFKPVVLYMGPFTLKGGEKKTHNFKLPPYIGSVKAMVVAGQDGAYGAAEKVVAVKKPLMLLTSLPRVLGPSETIQLPVTVFGLENNIKSAKVTLATSSLLQVVGESTKTVTFNQPGEQLVYFDVKVKAAVGVAKVKVTATSGAAKAEEQTELEVRNPNPLITTVQDGTVTGGQSWTADYKPAGMAGTNTGVLEISTVPPMNLAKRLNYLVQYPHGCVEQTTSAAFPQLVLNQLVDLKSSEAANADHNIKAAINRLKGFQTSDGGLAYWPGNAESDEWGTNYAGHFLLEAQARGYELPASMLDQWKKYQRNKAASWTPRSTNFYGGDLTQAYRLYLLALAKVPELGAMNRLKEFAYLSDAAKWRLAAAYKLAGQPEVSNMLIRNLPTSVKPYKQLGGTFGSDTRDKAMILETLTTLGQTARGNELVKELAADMSKDDYYSTQTTAYTLIAIAKFCGTNKNGAKATFTYKLNGKATTVSATSYITQIPVVTTTAGNVSVQNTGGNILYARLILQGRPDAGQEPTVPNNPEVLGLSVTYSTRDGHPLDVTNLRQGTDFMATVKITNPGKRGYYEQMALTQIFPSGWEVINTRLLESDSAFHNSPFTFMDIRDDRVYTYFNIEEGKTHTYNVLLNAAYLGHYYLPAVNCEAMYDNTIQAFLPGKWVDISTK is encoded by the coding sequence ATGAACCCTGAACTGGCAAAATACATCGACGCCTATACCGCCGGTGTAATTTCCAAACAAAGTACTATCAGGGTACAGTTATCCAGCAATGTAAACGTTACCCACACCCAAAATGAGCCTGTCACCGAAGAACTCTTCGATTTCAGCCCGTCCATCAAGGGTAAGGCCTATTGGGTAGACGCCACTACAATTGAGTTTCGTCCGGATGCCAACCTGACTCCCGGCAAAACCTACACCGCTACTTTCAGACTCGGAAAAGTGATCAATGTAGAAAAAGCCCTTCGCTCTTTCGACTTCGAATTCCGTGTCATGGAGCCATCGTACGAACTGCAGGATTTTGGCCTTAAATCAGCCAGCAATACTTCCCGCGAAAAAATGGTCTACACCGGCGCCATCGTCACTGCTGATGCCGAAGATCCTCAACAGATCGAAAAAGTAGTCACCGCCCGCGCTGGTAGCAAATCCTTCCCTATCAAATGGGAACACAACGCTGCCGAAAGAACATCTAAGTTCACCATCGAAAACCTGACCCGTGCGCAGGATGGATGGAACCTGGACCTCGAATGGAACGGCGCTCCGCTGAAAGTTGAGCTATCAGGCAAAAAGCAACTTGAAATACCGGCCATCGGTGAATTCAAAGTACTCGATGTAAAAGCGATCATTGATCCTGAACAATACGTTCTCGTACAATTCTCCGATCCCATTAGCGTAGCCCAAACCCTCGATGGCCTCATCGGTATCAGCGGCGTTAGCGACCTGCGCTATACCATCGAAGGCAGTGAAGTAAAAGTATTCGCACCTAAACGTCTGGAAGGTAGCTTCTCCGTTGTGATCAACGAGGGTATACTGAACAGTTATGACGAGAAACTACTGCAGAGCTTCTCCGCCAATATCGATTTCGAAAATATTCAACCTTCCGTATCTATCCCCGGCAAAGGGGTGGTGCTCCCGGAAAGCAATAAACTGGTGTTCCCCTTCGAAGCGGTGAACCTCAGTGCCGTAGACGTGACCATCATCAAGATCTACGAAAACAACATTCCGCAATACCTGCAAAGGAATGACCTGAATGGCACGCAGGACCTGCGTCGCGTAGGTCGTCCGGTGGTTGAAAAAACCATCCGCCTCGATACCGACAAGTCACTCAATCTTCATAAACGTAACCGTTTCTTCCTCGACCTGGATCAACTGCTCCGCACCGAACCAGGCGCTATCTACCGCGTGACCATCGGCTTCCGCAAAGCATACTCCCTCATGGGTTGTGGTGCTAAAACCGACGATACCAAAAAAGAAGAACAGTCTGAAGAAGACTATTACAGTGATGGCTATGGCGAAAAGATCGACGAAGACGATGAATTCTGGTCCCGTTACGATAGCTACTATCCATACGGTTATAACTGGGAAACCCGCGACGACGCCTGCTCTAACTCTTATTACAACAAAGACAGATGGGCATCCCGCAACGTTTTCTCTTCCAATATCGGTCTGACAGCCAAGAGAGGGAATGACAACAGCATGCTCATTGCCGTTACCGACATCCGCGATACTAAACCATTAATGGGTGTAGAACTGGAACTGCTCGACTACCAGAACCAGGTGATCTTCAAAACCAAGAGCGATGGCGATGGTCTTGCAAACTTCGATCTGAAACGCAGACCTTACCTCCTGATCGCTAAGAAAGGTGACGAAAGAGGCTACCTGAAACTGGACGATGGTAACTCCCTCCCCCTGGGCCGTTTCGATGTGAAAGGGGAAGAAGTACAAAGCGGTATCAAAGGCTTCCTCTACGGTGAACGTGGTGTATGGCGCCCTGGCGATACCCTGTACCTTACCTTCATACTGGAAGATAAACAACAGAAATTACCTGCTGATCACCCGGTTACACTGGAACTCTACAATCCGAAAGGCCAGCTGTACAGACGGATCAACGCCCTGCAATCTGTAAATGGCTTCTATAACTTTATCACCGCTACCAACCCTGACGACATTACTGGTAACTGGACCGCGAAGGTAAAAGTAGGAGGTGCCCTCTTTACTAAAAATTTGCGCATTGAAACTGTAAAGCCAAACAGGCTGAAAGTAAAACTGGACTTTGGTACAAGAACAACCCTGTCCAAAGACGATGCTTCTGAAGGTACACTGAGTGCACAATGGTTGTTTGGCGCTACTGCCCAGCACCTGAAAGCAAAAGTCGATGTATCGCTCACCCAACAGGCTACCAGCTTTAAAAACTTTGCCGGCTATACCTTCGACGACCCTGTCACTCACTTTGAAGCTGAAGATAAAACCATCTTCGAAAGCGCCCTGAGTGAGAACGGTACCGCACCTGTAAAAGTGAACCTGCCACTGGGCAAAATCGCTCCAGGTCAGCTGAAAGCTAACTTCGAAATCAAAGTATTCGAGCCAGGTGGCGATTTCAGTATCGACCACTTCTCTATGCCATACAACCCCTTCTCTACCTATGCAGGTATCCGCATGCCGGAAGGAGATCGTACTACAGGAATGTTGCTCACAGACCAGCCACACCATATCAGCATCGTAAATGTGGATAACAATGGTAACCTGGTGCGTGGTTCCAGCAGTGTGCAGGTAGAACTGTACAAAGTTCGCTGGCGCTGGTGGTGGGATGAAGATGGTGAAGACGACTTTACCAACTTTACGCAGGATAGTTACAACCAACTATTGAAAAAAGAAACTATCGCGCTCAATAATGGTAAAGGTACCTGGGACCTGCAGATCAACTCTCCTGACTGGGGCCGTTACCTCGTAAGAGTGAAAGACCTGAAAAGCGGACATACCACCGGTAAGTCAGTATATATTGATTACCCGGGTTGGGCAGAAAGAGTGCAGAAAGAAAATCCTTCTGAAGCTGCTATGCTCGTGTTCACTTCTGACAAGAGTAAATACAATGTAGGTGAAGACGTGAACCTCACCATTCCAAGTAGTGAAGGAGGTCGTGGCCTCATCAGCATTGAATCAGGCAGCAAGGTGCTGAAATCCTTCTGGGTAAATACAAAGAAAGGACAGACGACCTTCAGCTTCAAGGTGGACAAATCCATGGCGCCTAATATATACGTGAACATTAGTTTGCTGCAACCACATGCACAAACAGCGAACGATCTGCCTATCCGCATGTATGGCGTAATACCACTGACGATCGAAGATGCAAATACCATCCTCAGTCCGGTGATCACCATGGCCGATAAACTGGAACCTGAACAGAACGCCAGCATCACCGTATCTGAAGCAAAAGGTAAATCCATGACCTATACCATCGCCATTGTCGATGAAGGTCTGCTGGATCTGACCCGCTTCAAAACACCTGATCCACATAGTACCTTCTATGCAAGAGAAGCATTGGGTGTAAAAACCTGGGATATCTTCGACTATGTGATCGGTGCATGGGGTGGCGATATGGAACGCATTCTGAGTATAGGTGGTGACGAAGGTCTGAACAAAAATGCAGGCGCTGCAAAAGCAAACCGCTTCAAACCAGTTGTATTATACATGGGTCCATTCACCCTGAAAGGTGGTGAAAAGAAAACACACAACTTCAAACTGCCTCCATACATTGGTTCTGTGAAAGCGATGGTAGTAGCGGGTCAGGATGGTGCATACGGTGCTGCTGAAAAAGTAGTAGCTGTGAAGAAACCATTGATGCTGCTCACATCACTGCCACGGGTATTAGGTCCTTCTGAAACCATTCAATTACCAGTTACCGTATTCGGTCTGGAAAACAATATCAAATCAGCGAAAGTAACACTGGCTACCAGCTCACTGCTGCAAGTGGTGGGTGAAAGCACGAAGACCGTTACCTTCAATCAACCGGGTGAACAACTGGTATACTTTGATGTGAAAGTGAAAGCTGCCGTAGGTGTGGCCAAAGTAAAAGTAACAGCTACCAGCGGCGCTGCGAAAGCAGAAGAACAAACTGAACTGGAAGTACGTAATCCGAATCCACTGATCACCACTGTACAGGATGGAACTGTAACAGGTGGTCAAAGCTGGACTGCCGATTACAAACCAGCAGGTATGGCAGGCACCAATACCGGTGTATTGGAAATCTCTACCGTGCCTCCGATGAATCTGGCAAAACGCCTGAATTATCTGGTACAATATCCACATGGTTGTGTAGAACAAACTACTTCTGCAGCATTCCCTCAACTGGTACTGAACCAGCTGGTAGACCTGAAGAGCAGTGAAGCTGCCAATGCAGATCACAACATCAAAGCGGCGATCAACAGACTGAAAGGCTTCCAGACTTCCGACGGTGGTTTGGCTTACTGGCCAGGTAATGCAGAATCAGATGAGTGGGGTACAAACTATGCCGGTCACTTCCTGCTGGAAGCACAGGCAAGAGGGTACGAACTGCCTGCAAGCATGCTGGACCAATGGAAGAAATACCAACGTAACAAAGCAGCATCCTGGACACCACGCAGTACCAACTTCTATGGTGGCGATCTCACACAGGCATATCGTCTGTATCTGCTCGCACTGGCCAAAGTGCCTGAGTTAGGTGCAATGAACCGTCTGAAAGAGTTCGCATATCTCTCTGATGCAGCAAAATGGAGACTGGCAGCAGCTTACAAACTCGCTGGTCAGCCGGAAGTATCAAATATGCTGATCAGAAATTTACCAACAAGTGTGAAACCTTATAAACAATTAGGTGGCACCTTTGGCTCTGATACCCGCGATAAAGCGATGATACTGGAAACACTCACGACCTTAGGTCAGACAGCACGTGGCAATGAACTGGTGAAAGAACTGGCTGCTGATATGTCGAAAGATGATTACTATAGCACACAGACCACTGCCTATACATTGATTGCGATTGCGAAGTTCTGCGGTACAAACAAGAATGGCGCTAAAGCCACCTTTACTTACAAGCTGAATGGTAAAGCAACCACTGTAAGTGCTACCTCTTACATCACACAAATCCCGGTTGTTACTACTACAGCTGGTAATGTGAGTGTGCAGAACACCGGTGGTAATATCCTGTATGCAAGACTGATCCTGCAGGGTCGTCCGGATGCAGGGCAGGAGCCTACTGTTCCAAACAATCCTGAAGTATTAGGGCTATCAGTAACTTATAGCACCCGTGACGGTCATCCGCTGGATGTAACGAACCTTCGCCAGGGTACAGACTTCATGGCGACTGTGAAGATCACTAACCCTGGTAAGCGTGGATATTATGAGCAGATGGCATTGACACAGATCTTCCCAAGTGGGTGGGAGGTGATCAATACGCGCCTGCTGGAAAGCGATAGCGCCTTCCATAATTCACCGTTTACATTTATGGATATTCGTGACGACAGGGTGTATACTTATTTCAATATTGAAGAAGGTAAAACACATACATACAATGTATTGCTGAATGCAGCTTACTTAGGGCATTATTACCTGCCAGCTGTGAATTGTGAAGCGATGTATGATAATACCATACAAGCCTTCCTGCCAGGTAAGTGGGTAGATATAAGTACGAAGTAA